The DNA region ACCATACCGCTAAATCTTCATTACAATCATGATCAACTAGAAAAATTTATTAAAAAACTTGTACCACAAATTGATAGAGAAGCGCGTAATGCTACTTTAGTCATTCGTGATGGAAAACCTTTTGTCAAGAATGAACTGTTTGGTAAAAACACAGCTATAGACAAAACTATCGCCGCGTTTGATAACGAGCTTAGTCATCATGCGTCATTTAATCTTCCGATCATTGTGGAACAGATTCAACCTGCCGTTGTAGCTGCTGATCTGAATAATATTGATAGTCTGTTGATATCTTATACCACGCATATCAGTGATAAGAGTATCAATCGCAATGATAATATTCTTCTCGCTGCCAGCCATCTTGATGGAAAGTTAATTAAACCGGGTCAAATATTTAGTTTTAATGATTCCATTGGATCCCTCCAGGAGAAATTTGGGTACAAAGAAGCTCCTGTTTTGATTGACGGAAAAGTCGTATCTGATGTAGGTGGGGGAGTTTGTCAAGTAAGCAGTACCTTATATAATGCCGCGTTGTTAGCGGATATGACTATTTTAGAACGAAATTCTCATTCTAGTCCGCCTGACTATGTTCCGTTAGGGCGCGATGCTACTGTAGCGGATAACATATTGGATTTACGTTTTCAAAATACTTCAGTAAATCCTGTTTATATTGTGAGCGAAGTAGTTGGAAACAAACTAACCATTTATATTTATGGTAAAGACAATCCAGATGCGCCAGATATTCATATTGTGACAACAGATGAAAAAGTACTTGAACCAACAACGGTTATCAAAGACGATGATTCACTTACTGTAGGAAATGAAACGATCGAAGCCTCTGGACAACAAGGTTATGAAGTGACAACATATCGAATTAAATCTAAAAATGGACAGGAAATCAGTCGTGAATTCCTTGCAACAGATAAGTTTTTGCCAAGTGAGCAAATCATTAAGCGAGGGACAAAAGCGCCCGAAGATGGTGAAATAGGATAAAAAAAGAAACAGGTGTAAACTTTTTGTTTGCACCTGTTTCTTTTATAATATATTAGTGAAACCGTTTTTATAATTGACGAAACACAGCAATAACTTTTCCTAAAATGCGAACAGCATTACTATAGATGGGATCCATCAAATCATTTTCCGGTTGCAATCGAATGCAATCTTTTTCTTTGAAAAAACGCTTTACTGTGGCTTCATCATCCCCTACTAGTGCGACAACAATATCGTGATTATTAGCAGATTCTTGTTCACGAACAATGATTAAATCGCCATCAAATATGCCCGCATTAATCATGCTTTCACCCTGTACAGTGAGCATAAATACATTTTCATTATTTTTTAATAACTCTGCTGGAATCGGATAAGTTTCTTCAATATTTTCATCAGCAAAAATAGGTTGCCCTGCCGTCACACGTCCTAATAGAGGAACAGGAGTTACGCTTTTTTGTCGCCACGAAGCATCTTCCATGACTTCAATGGCTCTTGGTTTCGTTGGATCACGACGAATAAAGCCTAATGTTTGTAATTTTGTTAGTTGACTGTGGACAGTTGAACTGGAACTGAGACCGACAGCTTCACCAATTTCACGAACAGAAGGGGGATAGCCTTTTTCACGCAGTGTATCTCTTATGTATGAAAGGATTAATTTTTGCCGATTTGTTAATGATAATTCTTTCTCATTACTGTGCACAGATTTTTCACCCCAAAAAAAGTTTTGAATTTATTCATATTATAGCATGTTTGGGCGATTTTTCAAACGCGTGTTCGAAAATAAGTCTTCCTCTCATATCCATTTTAAGAAAATAGAGGCAAATTACTTTGATATGAAGAATAATAACAATTAATAAATGAACTGAAAGGAAGCTGATGTAATCCTTATGTTAACACAAAATCTTCTTAAATTGCTGTGTACTCATTCGATTATCCCTGCTGCACGTTCTATTGAGGATTTCAATTTTGCCATAGAGAAGACAATCGCACCAAGTGTTATCTTATTATTTGCTGACATTCTGTCGTTACCTGCACTTTTAGAACATGCGCGTACCTATCATAAAAGGGTACTTGTGCATTTTGACTTATTACATGGAATTGGCAAAGATGAAATAGGTATAAAGTTTCTAGCCCGGATGGGGGTGAATGGACTCATTACAACAAAGTCCCATTTGTGCCGCTTAGCTCGCGCGGAAGGAATGATTGTCATTCAACGCATCTTTTTGACAGATTCTGAAGCTATGCGAACAGGTATTAATTTATTGCATAAATTTCAACCCGATGCCGTAGAGATCTTACCTGCTTCTATTCCGGCGTCTGTTGTGAAACATTTTAGCGAGGAAACAAGAGTTCCAATTTTAGGCGGAGGACTTTTGACGACGCCGCAAGATATTCAATCGGCATTAAATAGTGGTCTTGCTGCAGTGAGTACGAGTCGTCGCGAGCTGTGGAATGAATTAATAAGTTCAGAACATAAATAAATTTATTTTTTTTAGAAGAATTAGAAGGAATTTTCTGAATCAACAGCTAATACTATATATTGTAAAATAATAAAATACATTAGGACGTGAATAATAGAGAAGTCCAGGTAACTATCTTGAGTAGTCAAGAGGGTTTACTATGGATTTCTTTTTTGTGTGCCTAATCAAAAAGGAGGGAAATAAAGGCAAAATAAACTACTTAGAAATTCTTTTTATTCTTACTTCAAAAAAAGGGGGAATCATAATGAGTTATTTTGCAGGTGAAGTATTTGGTACAGCCATTTTAATTATTTTTGGTGCCGGAGTTGTGGCAGGAGCTGTCCTTAAAAATTCTAAATCACAAAATCAAGGATGGTTGGCAATAACAACAGGTTGGGCATTTGGTGTAATGCTGGGGGCTTTTTGTGCAAATGCCTTGGGAGCGCAGGGTGACTTAAATCCAGCAGTTACTTTTGCGAAATTGCTCATTGGTACTTATACAGTATCTGATGCAATATTAATTGTTATTGCTGAATTTATTGGTGCATTTATTGGTGCTACCGTTACCTGGCTGGCTTATTTACCTCACTGGGAAGCTACGGACGATAAACCTGGAAAACTAGGTGTTTTCTGTACTGGACCAGCTATTCGTAATTATACAGCAAATTTACTTTGTGAAATTATTGGTACGACTGTGTTAGTTCTTGGTATCTATGCTATTTTCTCGAAAAATGTCGGTGGCATTGCTCCTGGTATGGGTAACTTTTTAGTTGCTATCCTTATCTGGGGAATTGGTCTAAGCTTAGGTGGTCCCACTGGATATGCGATCAACCCGGCTCGTGACCTCGGTCCTCGGATTGCCCATGCCATTCTTCCTATTGCAGGCAAAGGGGATTCAGATTGGGCTTATTCCTGGGTTCCTGTTGTAGGTCCGATGATTGGCGGCGGATTGGCGTTTATTATTGGCAGAGGACTTGGATTCCTATGATACTTTAAGAATCGTAACGTTTGCAGATACTAATAAAATATTGACAAAATACGGATAGGGGTGTGAATCATAATGAGTAAGAAATATATTTTAGCTTTTGACCAAGGTACAACAAGTTCCAGAGCTATTTTATTTGACCAAGATTCCAACATTGTTGCCGTAGCACAAAAAGAATTTACGCAGATTTTTCCGAAACCAGGTTGGGTAGAGCATAACGCTAATGAAATCTGGAGTACGCAAGTGGGTGTGGCTTCCGAAGTAATTGCAAAAGCCGGTGTTGATCCGAAAGAAGTTGCAGCTATTGGTATTACCAATCAACGTGAAACAACGGTAGTGTGGAATAAACATACAGGAAAGCCCGTTTATAACGCCATTGTGTGGCAAAGTCGTCAGACAGCAAGTATTTGCGATGAATTTAAAGCGCAAGGATTAGTGCCGCTCTTTCGTCAAAAAACTGGATTAATCTTGGATGCCTATTTTTCAGGTACGAAAGTAAAATGGATTTTGGACAATGTAGAAGGAGCCCGCACAAGCGCCGAAAAGGGTGATCTCTTATTCGGTACGATGGATACATGGCTTATTTGGAAATTAACAGGCGGTAAGGTTCATGTGACGGATTATTCCAACGCATCTCGTACCTTAATGTATAATATTCGCGAACTAAAATGGGATGAGGAATTGCTCAAGATTTTGACTGTTCCAGCTTCCATGTTACCTGAAGTGCGTTCATCAAGTGAAGTTTATGGTGAGATAGACAAAAATGTGATTGCCGGGTTAGGCCATATTCCTATTGCCGGTATTGCCGGAGATCAGCAAGCTGCTTTGTTTGGTCAAACTTGTTTTGATCCTGGAATGGCGAAGAACACTTACGGAACAGGTTGTTTCATGTTAATGAACACAGGTGAAAAATTTGTTGAATCCAATAATGGCCTATTAACAACGATCGCCTGGGGTATTGACGGAAAAGTCCATTATGCTTTGGAAGGCAGTATCTTTGTTGCTGGTGCAGCTATTCAATGGCTGCGTGATGGATTGAAAATCATTGAAACTGCACCTGACTCAGAGTATTTTGCTAAAAAGGTTGCTGATACGGATGGAGTCTATGTTGTTCCAGCTTTTGTCGGCTTAGGAGCGCCTTATTGGGATATGAAGGCCCGCGGTGCTATTCTTGGAATAACGCGTGGAACAACCAAATGTCATATTATTCGTGCCACATTGGATTCGTTATGCTATCAAACGAAAGATGTGCTAAGTGCTATGACAGCTGATTCAGGCATTACATTACAAGCCTTAAAAGTCGACGG from Pelorhabdus rhamnosifermentans includes:
- a CDS encoding MIP/aquaporin family protein — protein: MMSYFAGEVFGTAILIIFGAGVVAGAVLKNSKSQNQGWLAITTGWAFGVMLGAFCANALGAQGDLNPAVTFAKLLIGTYTVSDAILIVIAEFIGAFIGATVTWLAYLPHWEATDDKPGKLGVFCTGPAIRNYTANLLCEIIGTTVLVLGIYAIFSKNVGGIAPGMGNFLVAILIWGIGLSLGGPTGYAINPARDLGPRIAHAILPIAGKGDSDWAYSWVPVVGPMIGGGLAFIIGRGLGFL
- a CDS encoding VanW family protein; this encodes MQLSFQQRRITYIALFSGIIFLFTSVSFIAANATFLVHDQIYQGVTIDNIAVGGLAREAAQRKIETVLQERITQYPIVLTEEDKSYLVRPDDIQLQFDSAELVRQAYGVGRSGNVFTQLKDWLTVFSVGRTIPLNLHYNHDQLEKFIKKLVPQIDREARNATLVIRDGKPFVKNELFGKNTAIDKTIAAFDNELSHHASFNLPIIVEQIQPAVVAADLNNIDSLLISYTTHISDKSINRNDNILLAASHLDGKLIKPGQIFSFNDSIGSLQEKFGYKEAPVLIDGKVVSDVGGGVCQVSSTLYNAALLADMTILERNSHSSPPDYVPLGRDATVADNILDLRFQNTSVNPVYIVSEVVGNKLTIYIYGKDNPDAPDIHIVTTDEKVLEPTTVIKDDDSLTVGNETIEASGQQGYEVTTYRIKSKNGQEISREFLATDKFLPSEQIIKRGTKAPEDGEIG
- a CDS encoding glycerol-3-phosphate responsive antiterminator, producing the protein MLTQNLLKLLCTHSIIPAARSIEDFNFAIEKTIAPSVILLFADILSLPALLEHARTYHKRVLVHFDLLHGIGKDEIGIKFLARMGVNGLITTKSHLCRLARAEGMIVIQRIFLTDSEAMRTGINLLHKFQPDAVEILPASIPASVVKHFSEETRVPILGGGLLTTPQDIQSALNSGLAAVSTSRRELWNELISSEHK
- the lexA gene encoding transcriptional repressor LexA; amino-acid sequence: MHSNEKELSLTNRQKLILSYIRDTLREKGYPPSVREIGEAVGLSSSSTVHSQLTKLQTLGFIRRDPTKPRAIEVMEDASWRQKSVTPVPLLGRVTAGQPIFADENIEETYPIPAELLKNNENVFMLTVQGESMINAGIFDGDLIIVREQESANNHDIVVALVGDDEATVKRFFKEKDCIRLQPENDLMDPIYSNAVRILGKVIAVFRQL
- the glpK gene encoding glycerol kinase GlpK, whose product is MSKKYILAFDQGTTSSRAILFDQDSNIVAVAQKEFTQIFPKPGWVEHNANEIWSTQVGVASEVIAKAGVDPKEVAAIGITNQRETTVVWNKHTGKPVYNAIVWQSRQTASICDEFKAQGLVPLFRQKTGLILDAYFSGTKVKWILDNVEGARTSAEKGDLLFGTMDTWLIWKLTGGKVHVTDYSNASRTLMYNIRELKWDEELLKILTVPASMLPEVRSSSEVYGEIDKNVIAGLGHIPIAGIAGDQQAALFGQTCFDPGMAKNTYGTGCFMLMNTGEKFVESNNGLLTTIAWGIDGKVHYALEGSIFVAGAAIQWLRDGLKIIETAPDSEYFAKKVADTDGVYVVPAFVGLGAPYWDMKARGAILGITRGTTKCHIIRATLDSLCYQTKDVLSAMTADSGITLQALKVDGGAVANNLLMQFQSDILGVAVDRPQVTETTALGAAYLAGLAVGVWKDKQDLVKNWKLDTQFKPTMDKDNVDKLYAGWQKAVKRSMDWED